A stretch of the Planctomycetota bacterium genome encodes the following:
- the yajC gene encoding preprotein translocase subunit YajC translates to MDATADALALPAIPLTLAFQDGSPLAGDQPAGSETTGEAGTVDPAAGAGGPPPRQGIGPFEILLFGGVAFMLVLIFTSGRKAKREQRERQQMLDALARNDKVQTIGGIIGTVAEIRTDEVILKADDSGQTKIKVSRSAIQQVLSSRSTGKSEAEAESDA, encoded by the coding sequence TTGGATGCCACCGCCGACGCCCTCGCGCTGCCCGCCATCCCGCTCACCCTCGCGTTCCAGGACGGCTCGCCCCTCGCCGGCGACCAGCCCGCCGGCAGCGAGACCACGGGCGAGGCGGGGACCGTGGATCCGGCCGCGGGCGCAGGCGGACCGCCGCCGCGGCAGGGCATCGGTCCCTTCGAGATCCTGCTCTTCGGCGGCGTGGCCTTCATGCTGGTGCTCATCTTCACCAGCGGCCGCAAGGCCAAGCGGGAGCAGCGGGAACGCCAGCAGATGCTCGACGCCCTGGCCCGCAACGACAAGGTGCAGACCATCGGCGGCATCATCGGCACGGTGGCCGAGATCCGCACCGACGAGGTCATCCTGAAGGCCGACGACTCGGGCCAGACCAAGATCAAGGTCTCGCGGTCGGCCATCCAGCAGGTGCTCTCCTCGCGGAGCACGGGCAAGTCCGAGGCCGAGGCCGAGAGCGACGCCTGA
- a CDS encoding PhoU domain-containing protein has product MATTADEFQRRLGGLKADIVRQGLRVRILAEEAFEAVFSPDASALSRLNALEDEVDRVDVEIEREAVALLTDATEIGSRLADADLRLVLTIVKINNELERIADAGVQTAELGRQLSQREARCPATLRVMTNSVVGILRDAIQAIEAGTPELARVVLESDDAVEAFKDTLVREAERMVAGGSIGAGSAFAMVEIATACQFIAEHAVNIAEQLLYYHTGTIVRHSDGRWQEVRLEESE; this is encoded by the coding sequence ATGGCCACGACCGCCGACGAATTCCAGCGCCGGCTCGGTGGGCTGAAGGCCGACATCGTTCGGCAGGGCCTCCGCGTGCGGATCCTCGCCGAGGAGGCCTTCGAGGCGGTGTTCTCGCCCGATGCGAGCGCCCTCTCGCGGCTGAACGCGCTCGAGGACGAGGTCGACCGCGTTGACGTGGAGATCGAGCGGGAGGCCGTCGCGCTGCTCACCGACGCGACCGAGATCGGCAGCCGGCTGGCCGACGCCGATCTCCGGCTGGTGCTCACGATCGTGAAGATCAACAACGAGCTGGAACGGATCGCCGACGCCGGGGTGCAGACCGCCGAGCTGGGGCGGCAGCTCTCGCAGCGTGAGGCAAGGTGCCCCGCCACCCTCCGCGTGATGACCAACAGCGTGGTGGGCATCCTCCGCGACGCCATCCAGGCCATCGAAGCGGGCACGCCGGAGCTGGCGCGGGTGGTGCTCGAGAGCGACGACGCCGTCGAGGCCTTCAAGGACACGCTCGTCCGCGAGGCCGAGCGGATGGTCGCCGGCGGCTCCATCGGGGCGGGCAGCGCCTTCGCGATGGTCGAGATCGCGACGGCCTGCCAGTTCATCGCCGAGCACGCCGTCAACATCGCCGAGCAGCTGCTGTACTACCACACCGGCACCATCGTCCGCCACAGCGACGGCCGATGGCAGGAGGTCCGGCTGGAGGAGTCCGAGTAG
- the eno gene encoding phosphopyruvate hydratase, with translation MNEFCVDRVAARWVLDSRGNPTVRALVGLAGGAIGEALVPSGASTGEHEAVELRDADPGAFGGKGVTRAVANIEERIAPALLGIDARDQADVDATMLELDGTDTKGELGANAILAVSLATAHAVALEAGLPLYRSIGGAAGRTLPVPMLNVINGGRHADNNLDFQEFMLQPMGFDDFESSLRAGVEIYHALRGLLHDDGLSTAVGDEGGFAPHLESGEQALQFIERATKAAGYRWGEQVFLALDPATSEMANAAAADGKKGYKRFKSDGAVITSDELIDTWASWCDNYPVRSIEDGLAEDDWPGWKALTERLGDRVQLVGDDLFVTNPKFLRRGLDEGCGNAILVKPNQIGTLSETLETVDLARRHGFGAVMSHRSGETEDSTIADLAVATNCGQIKTGAPCRSDRNAKYNRLLVIAEELGPSAIFGGGAA, from the coding sequence ATGAACGAGTTCTGCGTCGATCGGGTAGCCGCACGCTGGGTCCTGGATTCGCGGGGCAATCCGACCGTCCGGGCGCTGGTCGGACTGGCCGGCGGGGCCATCGGCGAGGCGCTGGTGCCCTCGGGCGCCTCCACGGGCGAGCACGAGGCCGTCGAGCTCCGCGATGCCGACCCGGGCGCCTTCGGTGGCAAGGGCGTGACCCGCGCCGTGGCCAACATCGAGGAGCGGATCGCGCCGGCCCTGCTCGGCATCGACGCCCGGGACCAGGCCGACGTCGACGCCACGATGCTCGAGCTGGACGGCACCGACACCAAGGGCGAGCTGGGCGCCAACGCGATCCTCGCCGTCTCGCTCGCCACGGCCCATGCCGTCGCTCTTGAGGCCGGGCTGCCGCTGTACCGCTCGATCGGCGGCGCCGCGGGCCGCACGCTGCCCGTGCCGATGCTCAACGTCATCAACGGCGGCCGCCACGCCGACAACAACCTCGACTTCCAGGAGTTCATGCTCCAGCCGATGGGCTTCGACGACTTCGAGTCGAGCCTGCGCGCCGGCGTCGAGATCTACCACGCACTCCGCGGCCTGCTGCACGACGACGGGCTCTCGACGGCCGTCGGCGACGAGGGCGGCTTCGCGCCGCACCTCGAGTCGGGCGAGCAGGCGCTCCAGTTCATCGAGCGGGCGACCAAGGCCGCCGGGTATCGCTGGGGCGAGCAGGTCTTCCTGGCCCTCGATCCGGCGACGAGCGAGATGGCCAACGCCGCCGCCGCGGACGGCAAGAAGGGCTACAAGCGCTTCAAGAGCGACGGCGCGGTCATCACCAGCGACGAACTGATCGACACCTGGGCCTCCTGGTGCGACAACTACCCCGTGCGCTCCATCGAGGACGGCCTGGCCGAGGACGACTGGCCGGGCTGGAAGGCACTGACGGAGAGACTTGGCGACCGCGTCCAGCTCGTCGGCGACGACCTCTTCGTCACCAACCCGAAGTTCCTGCGGCGGGGCCTCGACGAGGGCTGCGGCAACGCCATCCTCGTCAAGCCCAACCAGATCGGCACCCTCAGCGAGACCCTCGAGACCGTCGACCTCGCGCGACGCCACGGCTTCGGCGCCGTCATGAGCCACCGCAGCGGCGAGACCGAGGACAGCACCATCGCCGACCTGGCCGTGGCGACCAACTGCGGGCAGATCAAGACCGGGGCGCCCTGCCGCAGCGACCGCAACGCCAAGTACAATCGCCTGCTGGTGATCGCCGAGGAGCTGGGACCCTCGGCGATCTTCGGCGGGGGAGCCGCATGA
- a CDS encoding hydroxylase, with translation MAVHYLEIVTPAVDETCTALAQAHGIQFGEPNPMLGSARTAGLKDGGRIGVRAPLRATEEPVVRPYVLVDDIEAAVKAAKAAGAEVAIPPMAIPGEGTFSIYILGGIEHGLWQN, from the coding sequence ATGGCGGTGCACTACCTCGAGATCGTGACGCCGGCGGTGGACGAGACGTGCACGGCCCTCGCCCAGGCCCACGGCATCCAGTTCGGCGAGCCAAACCCGATGCTCGGCAGCGCGCGAACCGCCGGCCTGAAGGACGGCGGCCGCATCGGTGTGCGGGCGCCGCTCCGCGCAACCGAGGAGCCGGTCGTGCGGCCCTACGTGCTGGTCGACGACATCGAGGCGGCGGTGAAGGCGGCCAAGGCGGCCGGCGCCGAGGTGGCCATCCCGCCGATGGCGATTCCCGGCGAGGGTACCTTCTCGATCTACATCCTGGGCGGCATCGAGCACGGCCTGTGGCAGAACTAG
- a CDS encoding rhomboid family intramembrane serine protease, translated as MGLHDRDYMQADPPRGGPAPGFRLSATLWLIIINVAIELMRYLAPVLFAPMFVYGYFSTERVFLPFLEFWRFVTFQFLHGGIYHLAFNMIGLFMLGRLVEDQLGAKKYLAFYLVCGIAGALFYLLLNLLGSVLNIQLPGLLFNDPSTPLVGASAGVFGVVMACAYIAPNARIQLLFPPIPMKMSTFAYGYVAITVALLVFGASNAGGNAAHLGGAAAGWYFIRNSHHLIDFFDVLGDSRKPKGAAKTRGGRRRRGGGNLRLAGSDAVDAPSDAEVDRILKKISDRGAGSLSDAERDALSRATRSQRRP; from the coding sequence ATGGGGCTGCACGACCGCGACTACATGCAGGCCGACCCGCCCCGCGGCGGGCCCGCGCCGGGCTTTCGGCTGTCGGCGACGCTGTGGCTGATCATCATCAATGTCGCGATAGAGCTCATGCGCTATCTCGCGCCGGTCCTGTTCGCCCCGATGTTCGTGTACGGGTACTTCTCGACGGAGCGGGTCTTCCTGCCATTCCTCGAGTTCTGGCGTTTCGTCACGTTCCAGTTCCTGCACGGTGGAATCTACCATCTGGCCTTCAACATGATCGGCCTGTTCATGCTCGGCCGGCTCGTCGAGGACCAGCTCGGTGCCAAGAAGTACCTCGCGTTCTACCTCGTCTGCGGCATCGCCGGAGCGCTGTTCTACCTCCTGCTCAACCTGCTGGGATCGGTGCTGAACATCCAGCTTCCGGGCCTGCTGTTCAACGATCCCTCGACGCCGCTCGTGGGCGCATCCGCGGGCGTCTTCGGCGTCGTCATGGCCTGCGCCTACATCGCGCCCAACGCCCGCATCCAGCTGCTGTTCCCGCCCATCCCCATGAAGATGTCGACCTTCGCCTATGGCTACGTCGCCATCACGGTTGCGCTGCTGGTCTTCGGCGCGAGCAACGCCGGCGGCAATGCGGCCCATCTCGGCGGCGCGGCCGCGGGCTGGTACTTCATCCGCAACAGCCACCACCTGATCGACTTCTTCGACGTGCTGGGCGACTCCCGCAAGCCCAAGGGGGCCGCCAAGACCCGCGGCGGGCGGCGACGGCGGGGGGGGGGCAACCTCAGGCTCGCCGGCAGCGACGCCGTCGATGCCCCGAGCGACGCCGAGGTCGACCGCATCCTCAAGAAGATCAGCGACCGCGGCGCCGGCAGCCTCAGCGACGCCGAACGCGACGCCCTCAGCCGGGCGACCCGCAGCCAGCGCCGGCCGTAG
- a CDS encoding NUDIX hydrolase: MTDAQAEPDTLPEPIERRTIYDGPKFDFELITVRGDGGARTMATVRHPGAAAILPILEPATSHAPATLVLIRNERPATGRILWEIPAGTIDPGEDPHACASRELAEETGYRAATVEPLCRFYTTPGLTDEVMHAFVARDLTHVGQDLDDGERIEVHPVPADRAMAMIDDGTMLDAKSIIPILRARLAGLLLPGGAA, from the coding sequence ATGACCGACGCGCAGGCCGAGCCCGACACGCTGCCCGAACCAATCGAACGCCGCACGATCTACGACGGCCCGAAGTTCGACTTCGAGCTCATCACCGTCCGCGGCGACGGGGGCGCACGGACCATGGCCACCGTCCGCCACCCGGGGGCGGCCGCCATCCTGCCCATCCTCGAGCCAGCGACGAGCCACGCCCCCGCGACGCTCGTGCTCATCCGCAACGAGCGGCCGGCCACCGGGCGGATCCTCTGGGAGATCCCCGCGGGCACCATCGACCCCGGCGAGGACCCGCACGCGTGCGCATCCCGGGAACTGGCCGAAGAAACCGGATACCGGGCCGCAACGGTCGAGCCGCTCTGCCGGTTCTATACGACGCCGGGCCTGACCGACGAGGTCATGCACGCCTTCGTCGCCCGCGATCTCACCCACGTCGGCCAGGACCTCGACGACGGCGAGCGCATCGAGGTGCACCCCGTGCCCGCCGACCGGGCGATGGCCATGATCGACGACGGCACCATGCTCGACGCCAAGTCCATCATCCCCATCCTGCGGGCCCGCCTCGCCGGCCTGCTGCTGCCGGGGGGGGCGGCGTGA
- a CDS encoding MFS transporter, producing the protein MSPLRLAAITLLAASSLTVMSGATIAPALPAIRDAYADGWQADLLSKLVLTLPALLIALIAPIGGRLLNRLGRRRTLFAGLVFYAVAGSSGLWVPESWTLLGLLGGRAALGAAVAMVMVSATTLIGDYFSGEQRRGLLGVQSACMAGGGVAFLLLGGVLADVDWRLPFAVYLLSLLLVPMALMLPEPDRSDDRQERTEGSVLAVLPVYLIAFGFMVAFYLAPTQLPFLVEAILAHGPEAGGLLSGSAIAASTATGVVTGLAYGKLRPRLGLHGVNASASGLMAIGFAMVWCSSFLGHGWLPAYAMVLGGMGVFGLGSGAFMPNLNNWLLDVVPESSRGRAVGILTASFFLGQFLSPAVMEPVVGATSIPAAFGIAGAILGVGAVLVVIITPSLRRRLGGHRGGTRCGYQDPLGPCPRIDDR; encoded by the coding sequence ATGAGCCCGCTCCGCCTTGCCGCCATCACGCTGCTTGCCGCGAGCAGCCTGACCGTCATGAGCGGCGCGACCATCGCGCCGGCGCTGCCCGCAATCCGAGATGCGTACGCCGATGGCTGGCAGGCCGATCTGCTATCCAAGCTCGTGCTCACGCTTCCCGCGCTGCTGATCGCGCTCATCGCGCCCATCGGCGGCCGGCTGCTGAATCGGCTCGGCCGCAGACGCACCTTGTTCGCGGGGCTTGTGTTCTACGCAGTCGCCGGGAGCAGCGGGCTCTGGGTGCCCGAGTCGTGGACGCTGCTCGGGCTCCTCGGCGGCCGCGCCGCGCTCGGTGCCGCCGTTGCCATGGTAATGGTTTCTGCGACGACGCTCATCGGCGACTACTTCTCCGGCGAGCAGCGGCGGGGTCTGCTCGGGGTGCAGAGCGCCTGCATGGCCGGAGGCGGCGTCGCCTTCCTGCTCCTCGGTGGCGTGCTCGCGGACGTGGATTGGCGTCTGCCATTTGCGGTCTACCTGCTGAGCCTGCTGCTCGTACCGATGGCGCTGATGCTCCCGGAACCAGATCGCAGCGATGACCGGCAGGAGCGTACCGAGGGGAGCGTCCTTGCGGTGCTTCCGGTCTACCTGATCGCGTTCGGGTTCATGGTCGCGTTCTACCTCGCACCGACGCAACTCCCGTTCCTCGTGGAGGCCATCCTCGCGCACGGCCCCGAGGCGGGTGGGCTGCTGAGTGGGAGCGCGATTGCTGCGAGTACGGCGACGGGCGTCGTTACCGGGCTCGCCTACGGAAAGCTCCGGCCGCGGCTGGGGCTCCACGGGGTGAACGCATCGGCATCGGGGCTCATGGCGATCGGATTCGCGATGGTCTGGTGTTCGTCGTTCCTCGGCCACGGCTGGCTGCCGGCCTACGCCATGGTCCTCGGGGGCATGGGTGTGTTCGGGCTTGGATCCGGAGCGTTCATGCCGAATCTCAACAACTGGCTGCTCGATGTCGTGCCCGAATCGAGCCGTGGTCGGGCGGTGGGCATCCTCACCGCGTCCTTCTTCCTCGGACAATTCCTGAGCCCGGCGGTGATGGAGCCTGTCGTCGGTGCGACGAGCATTCCCGCCGCGTTCGGCATTGCCGGCGCGATCCTCGGAGTGGGCGCTGTGCTCGTCGTAATCATCACGCCGAGCCTACGGCGCAGGCTCGGCGGCCACCGCGGCGGCACCCGATGCGGCTACCAAGACCCGCTTGGCCCATGCCCTCGGATTGATGACCGCTGA
- a CDS encoding DUF6576 domain-containing protein has product MSDGWRTGGGGAGDGGYGRRGFLSRVFGEGDNPMRWAVPLYRAWGISVKLHVIFILFVVIMAISSFRGDLIGPLYTLIYLGSLFGLVLMHEYGHCFACRHVGGEADEIMLWPLGGLAYCRPPHNWRDELITVVGGPAVNAALYPLLAGGVWLATGDWRNAFFNPFAPVWPGDGLVPTLLFSMHFMNLVLLLFNVLVPMYPMDSGRIVQCLLWRKVGYEKSLWIVCNVGMVAAVVVAVVAFAFGAMLLLGIALFGGITSWQQKQSLKMMGYEPQYATAHEPEVRRGPTRAQLAAIQKRQKEEAEVERLLAKIARDGMGSLSGRERRFLDRVSQKKRDSEAG; this is encoded by the coding sequence GTGAGCGACGGCTGGCGGACCGGAGGCGGTGGGGCGGGCGATGGCGGCTACGGCCGCCGCGGCTTCCTCTCCCGCGTCTTCGGCGAGGGCGACAACCCCATGCGCTGGGCCGTCCCGCTGTACCGGGCGTGGGGCATCAGCGTCAAGCTGCACGTCATCTTCATCCTGTTCGTCGTGATCATGGCGATCTCGTCCTTCCGCGGCGATCTCATCGGTCCGCTATACACGCTGATCTATCTAGGCAGCCTGTTTGGGCTGGTCCTGATGCACGAGTACGGCCACTGCTTCGCCTGCCGCCACGTTGGGGGCGAGGCCGACGAGATCATGCTCTGGCCGCTGGGCGGATTGGCCTACTGCCGGCCGCCGCACAACTGGCGGGACGAGCTGATCACGGTGGTGGGCGGGCCGGCGGTGAACGCCGCGCTGTATCCCCTTCTCGCCGGCGGGGTCTGGCTCGCGACCGGCGACTGGCGGAACGCCTTCTTCAACCCCTTCGCTCCCGTCTGGCCCGGCGATGGGCTCGTGCCGACGCTGCTGTTCTCGATGCACTTCATGAATCTGGTGCTGCTGCTCTTCAACGTCCTGGTGCCCATGTACCCCATGGACTCGGGCCGCATCGTGCAGTGCCTGCTATGGCGGAAGGTCGGCTACGAGAAGTCGCTCTGGATCGTCTGCAACGTCGGCATGGTCGCCGCCGTAGTGGTCGCGGTGGTCGCCTTCGCCTTTGGCGCGATGCTGCTGCTGGGCATTGCGCTGTTCGGCGGCATCACCAGCTGGCAGCAGAAGCAGAGCCTCAAGATGATGGGCTACGAGCCGCAGTACGCCACCGCCCACGAGCCCGAGGTCCGCCGCGGGCCGACCCGGGCCCAGCTGGCGGCCATCCAGAAGCGGCAGAAGGAAGAGGCCGAGGTCGAGCGGCTGCTGGCCAAGATCGCCCGGGACGGCATGGGCTCGCTCTCGGGGCGCGAACGCAGGTTCCTCGATCGCGTATCCCAGAAGAAGCGCGACAGCGAGGCGGGATAG
- the tgt gene encoding tRNA guanosine(34) transglycosylase Tgt → MAVRLEIHARSTSTFARAGVVHTPHGPFDTPAFMTVGTRGTVRGLSIDQLRAIGVQVVLNNAYHLWLRPGPDLIERMGGAHRFMNWDGPILTDSGGYQAYSMADTNAVDEDGVTFRSIVDGGELRMTPEVSMRIQNQIGADIIMAFDDCPPAVDIAAGPQSQTRLKLQAAHARDARRNGYDHAARLKLANERTIRWLERCVAAHERRAAQALFGIVQGGTDPDARAWSAQRVTAIDLPGYAIGGVSVGETSEEIAEVVRHTAPMLPDAKPRYLMGVGYPRDIVAAVCAGVDMFDCVLPARNGRNANAFVADGQIRLRNARFAEDDGPLEERCDCPACRPLVGGGSHHSRAYIRHLFMAREMLGPILVSMHNLRFFQRLMIDLRETIRREDWAAFAKRWPSAAAGIPPAAYDAGPRVPA, encoded by the coding sequence ATGGCCGTCCGGCTCGAGATCCACGCCCGGAGCACGTCGACGTTCGCGCGCGCGGGCGTGGTGCACACGCCGCACGGGCCGTTCGACACGCCCGCCTTCATGACCGTTGGCACCCGCGGCACGGTCCGGGGCCTCTCGATCGACCAGCTCCGCGCGATCGGCGTCCAGGTCGTGCTCAACAACGCCTACCACCTGTGGCTCCGCCCCGGTCCCGATCTCATCGAGCGGATGGGCGGCGCGCACCGCTTCATGAACTGGGACGGCCCGATCCTGACCGACTCGGGCGGCTACCAGGCCTACTCCATGGCCGACACCAACGCCGTCGACGAGGACGGCGTGACCTTTCGGTCCATCGTCGACGGGGGCGAACTCCGCATGACGCCCGAGGTGTCGATGCGGATCCAGAACCAGATCGGCGCCGACATCATCATGGCCTTCGACGACTGCCCGCCCGCGGTCGACATCGCCGCCGGCCCGCAATCCCAGACGCGGCTCAAGCTCCAGGCCGCCCACGCCCGCGACGCCCGCCGCAACGGCTACGACCACGCCGCACGGCTCAAGCTCGCCAACGAGCGGACGATCCGCTGGCTGGAGCGCTGCGTGGCGGCGCACGAGCGGCGCGCTGCGCAGGCGCTCTTCGGCATCGTGCAGGGCGGCACCGATCCCGACGCGCGGGCATGGTCGGCTCAGCGGGTGACGGCGATCGACCTCCCGGGCTACGCCATCGGCGGGGTGAGCGTGGGCGAGACCAGCGAAGAGATCGCCGAGGTCGTCCGGCACACCGCGCCCATGCTGCCCGACGCGAAGCCCCGCTACCTGATGGGCGTGGGGTACCCGCGGGACATCGTCGCGGCGGTGTGCGCGGGCGTGGACATGTTCGATTGCGTGCTGCCCGCCCGCAACGGCCGCAACGCCAACGCCTTCGTCGCCGATGGCCAGATCCGCCTCCGCAACGCGCGATTCGCCGAGGACGATGGGCCGCTCGAGGAGCGCTGCGACTGCCCCGCCTGCCGGCCGCTGGTCGGCGGAGGGAGCCACCACAGCCGGGCGTATATACGGCATCTGTTCATGGCCCGCGAGATGCTCGGCCCGATCCTGGTTTCGATGCACAACCTGCGGTTCTTCCAGCGGCTGATGATCGACCTCCGCGAGACGATCCGCCGCGAGGACTGGGCCGCCTTCGCGAAACGCTGGCCCTCGGCGGCGGCGGGCATCCCGCCGGCCGCTTACGATGCCGGCCCGCGTGTTCCCGCGTAG